CCTGAGCAGCCCCCGCTGCCCCAGCCTGAGGAGGGCGGCAGAGAAACAGCGAGGGTTTGGGGTGTTCTGGGGAGCAGCACCGAGCATGTGTCGCTGCCGCACTCCCGGTTCCACCGAGCCCCTTGGCTGTAAGGACAGTTGTGGAGACAAGAACCCGAACCGGCCCCGCAGGGGCAAAGCTACCGGGGAGATCCTGCCCCGCCGGGAGCAGAACGGGGAGCTCGGGAAACGGCCTTCCCTTCCCCCGGCTGCCGGGGCGGCTCCGAGCGCTGCTCCGGGACACCCGCCGGTTTCTAAGGATCCCCGCCAGGCCCGCGGCCTCCGGGCAGAGGCTGAGGGTGAGCCCGGCCCGCGCTCCGGCCGTGAGGGGGATGGCGGGGCCGGCACTGACCGCCCAGGATGAAGCTGCCGACGGCGGAGATGAAGCCGCTGAGGAAGGAGTTGAAGGGGAAGGTGCCGACGCCGAGGCAGTATCCGAACTGCAGCGCGCCGGTGAGCAGCACGTAGAGCAGGAAGGCGTCCAGCGCCTTGAGGCGCCCGGCGGTGCCGCCGCCGTACTCGGACAGGAAGCGCCGCGCCACGGCCCGCACCGAGCCCGCCATGGCCGCTCCCGCCACTGCGCacgcgccgcgccgcccgcccgcacTGCGCGTGCGCGCACCGACGTGGCGGTGAACGATAGGGGGACCGGCGCTTGGATGTGCGCATGCGTCAAAAACTTCAAGGCGTCCCCACCCCTGGTGCTTTTCAAGAGCCAATAAGAGCTCGGAGACAGCTGTTGCTGGGCAGATTAGAGAGCCGTTCCTTCCAGAGGCCAATCAGAGCCCGGCACTGCTGCTGGGGGCGGGGCCTTGCCTGAGGCGGCTCGGCCGAGGGGCGGACGCGGGATCCTGCGTGAGGGAATGGCTGGGGTCTACCACGAGAGTGGTGGAAAACAGACCTATATCGCCCTGCTTGCAGCTGGAGAAAGGGAAACCGctattttcctttgttgttgttgctgctttgtttttgcCTTAAAAACTATTCAAACTCAGCAAAATAGCTGAGACCAAAACAACTCTGCTGCTTCTAGGTTTCTGACGGGGGGAACGACTTTTcaacaaaccaaagcagaacTTTTCTCGATATGTTCGTTCTGTTTAAATCATTCCAACCTTCCTATTTCTCCAAAACGAGGGTTGCTCTCATTGTGGGCAGCGGATGCTCCCGCACAGGCTCTGCAATGAAGGAAAGGCATTTTCCTGTCACAGAATCAGGGACTGGTTTGCCTTGGAAGGGACATTTCCCTGACCTTCTGCAGCAGGTCCTAACCCAGGTGCTTGCTAGTAGAGCCCTAGACTGAGATGATTCTGAATGATGAGTGTTTGTAAATATAAACATGTAGAGTCTCTTGTAGAACCCTTTGGTTGCACACAAAACCAGGTGTGTAGGCATTTGCGTTGTCATTGATACTAATATGACTGTGTAAAACCATAATGATACCACTTAAGAAAATgtagaagaaagcaaaagataAGGGAAGAAAGATCTCACCACCCACAAAACAGTAAAGACAAATAATCACAGGCTGTGGTTAGATTAGGTTGTAACAACAGGTGGGATATAACAGGACAAACGTAAACAATCAATGCAGCAAAGAACTCTCCAGTCCTGTTGCTTCTTCATCTTCACATGGCCACGTCGTCTTTTTATGGAATACCTGTAAGAGAAGAAAACTAGGTCCTACTTGgtgcagttttaaaaagaaggaacGATCTATTTTTCCAACTCCTTTTCTTGTCTGGCATAATGCCACTACAGCAGCAATGATGGAGACATCTGAAACatgttttctctaaaaaaatcGAATAAGCCTAAAGCGTGTTGGAGCTCCTTTATGCTCCCCAGAATCTTTACCTGCTCTAGGGTGGTCAAGGTTTCAGAGGGAATACACACTGATCCTCCTTTCCATCGTATCCCCAGGAATTTAACCTTGGAGGAAGGAAGTTGTACTGATGCCTTGGAgtggctacctagaacagaggctaggaAAGgttaagagaataaagtaggcATTTATTAAAGGCCTGCAATAGGTACAACTTGGGCAGTCAAAAGCCTCCcagaggctacacccaagatgaTCACgagtttttcagacagaaataagtttggtccatttacataccaggggttaatcctccaattacagcttcaggtaatgaagtcatttacccccAGTTTGCTCTCCCCAACTCACATTTGTTTATACTTTTCAAGGCCTGAGAaagtgaggtgtccttgagtCCCAGGCCTagagaggaatttttttgtcTGGACAAAATGTTAAGATAGTTAACTAATACTCTATATGGAGTTTAAAGTTATACACACTAAaggatctgaaaaatataacagctaaaatcctaaggcatcagcACCTTCTCTGTGGGAAATGGAAGTCCCAGACTCTGCAAGTGTCTGAGTGTGGCCCACCGTGTTGACATCAGAGCTGCCCATTCGTGTGTGATCAATATATGGATATTCCtcagtccctgctccaggggagaCCTGTGACAGCTCCTGTGCGATGGGCCAGCGTCCCTGCTCTTGAGGTAAGAAAAGGGACACTGATTCCCCTCCCAGGTAAAAGCAAAACGATCCCAGTCTGCCTCCTGCTGTTAGAAAAtgatacaaaatttaaaatcctttgAACTTTAGTCAGTCTTGTTCACCTTTGCCTTGGGGGAAAGGAATtgagatttcttttcaaaggaTGGTTTCGTCGCTCAAGGCGTGATGAGCTGAACATCCCAGCAGGCTGGGAGTAGcacagaaaatacacaaaagatAACGGCCATAAACGAACATCAGCTCCAAACATCGCCCCTGCACGGTCGGAGACACCTGGTCTGAGAAAAAGATGAGAGAACCAAGGAATGAGGACGTAATTAACATTGGAGGCCAAGAGATCTGTAACCAATGGGAAACCAAATACCAAGAACTGCTAAACTTGAAACCAATGAACACTGAACCAATTTATTTCCCTGAATTGTCACTGTTGGGAGGGTCACACACAAAGTAACACAGTAGAATCTTCAGAAGGCTTCTGTTTATTATCACAGTGTCTGTGTTTTATACGCTTAACGAAGTTTACACTCCACTCATTGgtcacaaaaaataaacacaacgTTCATTGGCACAAAAAGTCTCTGCCGCTGTTTTCAACCGCCACTGACAAAACTTTTCCAAGCACACTTCTTCCAGCTGCAGATtatctccctctccttctctcctcgCTTTCCATGCCAACGACCTTGGTGAAATTCCTTTCAGGGGTAAATTCCCTTTCGGGGCTGTTATCAGTTTCTTCTTCAGCTAATTTACACTTCGGGCTTACAGACCAGCTGAAACCCTGACCACAGGTTTTGTCTGTATAAGTATCTGAAGAATCTACTAAAGAATGATGTGTGATCGAAGAATTCTCTCTGCACACCCGGGCAATTTGtggatgaaattatttctgttgcagGTCCTGGCTAGAACAACATCCTGGCCAGAATAA
This sequence is a window from Hirundo rustica isolate bHirRus1 chromosome 27, bHirRus1.pri.v3, whole genome shotgun sequence. Protein-coding genes within it:
- the DAD1 gene encoding dolichyl-diphosphooligosaccharide--protein glycosyltransferase subunit DAD1, which produces MAGSVRAVARRFLSEYGGGTAGRLKALDAFLLYVLLTGALQFGYCLGVGTFPFNSFLSGFISAVGSFILGVCLRIQINPQNKGEFQGISPERAFADFLFANTILHLVVINFVG